One part of the Streptomyces ferrugineus genome encodes these proteins:
- a CDS encoding DUF427 domain-containing protein: MMRAVWHGAVLAKADRTVVVEGNHYFPPESLDRRYFTESRMRSLCFWKGIARYYTVTVDGQTNPNAAWYYPHPTPFARRIKNHVAFGKGVMVEEAVPEDRR; this comes from the coding sequence ATGATGCGCGCCGTATGGCATGGTGCGGTACTCGCCAAGGCGGACCGTACGGTCGTGGTGGAGGGCAACCACTACTTCCCGCCCGAGTCGCTCGACCGCAGGTACTTCACGGAGAGCCGAATGCGGTCGCTGTGCTTCTGGAAGGGGATCGCCCGCTACTACACGGTCACTGTTGACGGGCAGACCAACCCGAACGCGGCCTGGTACTACCCGCACCCCACCCCGTTCGCCAGGCGGATCAAGAACCATGTCGCCTTCGGGAAGGGCGTCATGGTCGAGGAAGCGGTGCCGGAGGACCGGCGGTGA
- a CDS encoding SRPBCC family protein, whose protein sequence is MTGARPVRMAGWAVGAGGGLAAVYLGLVTGALCVDVGVGRRIRPLGPRMVDVAAPREVVFGVVAGPYLGRTPRVMRAMRGRLKVLAEHFTPLAGGRLTAVTVDTVRFPGPSGSTSGWSGTRWGGLVAARWEATLASVKEEAERRAGR, encoded by the coding sequence GTGACGGGTGCTCGGCCGGTGCGGATGGCGGGGTGGGCGGTGGGTGCGGGTGGCGGGCTGGCCGCGGTGTATCTGGGGCTGGTGACCGGGGCGTTGTGCGTCGATGTGGGTGTGGGGCGGCGGATCCGGCCGCTGGGGCCGCGGATGGTGGATGTCGCGGCGCCCCGGGAGGTGGTCTTCGGCGTGGTGGCGGGGCCGTATCTGGGGCGGACCCCGCGGGTGATGCGGGCGATGCGGGGGAGGCTGAAGGTGCTGGCCGAGCACTTCACGCCACTCGCGGGCGGGCGGCTGACGGCGGTGACCGTGGACACGGTGCGTTTCCCCGGCCCGAGCGGATCGACTTCCGGCTGGTCCGGGACCCGGTGGGGCGGGCTGGTGGCCGCCCGCTGGGAGGCGACGCTCGCCTCGGTCAAGGAGGAGGCGGAGCGCCGGGCGGGGCGGTGA